One Desulfurobacteriaceae bacterium DNA segment encodes these proteins:
- a CDS encoding HU family DNA-binding protein: protein MTPRKLPNHLPLLKEDIVTMITERLNEKGYNFTRKTTRDFLNTFLKVLEECFKEGRTVKLREFGIFRISLLSREINSPFSKQGAVELKGYKTIRFKASRKLLKKLNE from the coding sequence ATGACCCCAAGAAAACTACCAAACCACTTACCGCTTCTTAAAGAGGACATAGTAACGATGATTACAGAACGCTTAAACGAAAAAGGCTATAACTTCACTCGTAAAACTACAAGAGACTTCTTGAACACATTCTTAAAAGTCTTAGAAGAATGCTTTAAAGAAGGTAGAACCGTGAAACTAAGAGAGTTCGGGATATTCAGAATTTCACTCCTAAGCAGAGAGATAAACTCTCCGTTTTCCAAGCAGGGAGCTGTAGAACTTAAAGGATACAAAACCATAAGGTTCAAAGCTTCAAGAAAACTATTGAAAAAGTTAAATGAATAA
- a CDS encoding transposase — MKIIGIDVSKDYITLFDGESFFIYAENEKALRNLKLKKLQKVKVIKDLKEAIKEGDTCILEQTGSYGLRYAKKLLKITPNILIIDGKAYSRFRKSYNKTKDDLVDAYLIREMFTQAKLQNNKEFQKAFLPFDPIKHSLRGLIRTLIRTNKDLTRSVNRLKQMLCYVFPENDYYILSRKKLLKEKTLREIEERLKDTPTVESILLMAELEKIKVCLRTIKLIEKEIESIAKNHQDYEILRTFPAFGDKTIATLISYYLDISNFISKEGFIGYVLMGAIHEQSGISRNERKTDKSRSEVKALLYMVYMLSGKENSPLKPLKETVKTLNYGRKDKQIFIKFADKLLELVYLALKKRLTFQQVIDFKLFSLQKELERLSKKKNLDYFDLQKLQRLQAYLWAYQRIKEIVENKDISPNEGEKQAYFHANQNTANQQNTAILQNTANFGHIGSFGHIENTANFGHIPNFGHFNLDLNANTNPNTNINQKRRNR, encoded by the coding sequence ATGAAAATAATCGGAATAGATGTCTCCAAAGATTACATTACGCTATTTGACGGCGAAAGCTTTTTTATTTACGCTGAAAATGAAAAAGCACTTAGGAACTTAAAACTTAAAAAGCTTCAAAAAGTAAAAGTTATAAAGGACTTAAAAGAAGCTATTAAAGAAGGGGATACTTGCATCTTAGAACAGACGGGAAGCTACGGGCTACGCTATGCTAAGAAACTTTTAAAGATTACTCCAAACATTTTAATAATAGACGGAAAAGCTTACTCACGCTTTAGAAAGTCTTACAATAAGACTAAAGATGACCTTGTTGACGCTTACCTTATTAGGGAAATGTTTACCCAAGCAAAACTTCAAAATAACAAGGAATTTCAAAAAGCATTCTTACCGTTTGACCCAATAAAACACTCATTAAGAGGCCTTATAAGAACCTTAATTAGAACTAACAAAGACCTAACCAGATCCGTTAATAGACTAAAGCAAATGCTATGCTACGTATTCCCTGAAAATGATTACTACATCTTAAGTAGAAAAAAGCTTTTAAAAGAAAAAACACTAAGAGAAATAGAAGAAAGGCTAAAAGACACTCCAACGGTAGAAAGTATCCTATTAATGGCAGAACTTGAAAAGATAAAAGTTTGTCTTAGAACCATAAAGCTAATAGAAAAAGAAATAGAAAGCATCGCTAAGAATCACCAAGATTATGAAATCCTTAGAACATTTCCAGCTTTTGGAGACAAAACAATAGCAACGCTAATCTCTTACTACTTAGACATTTCAAACTTCATAAGTAAAGAAGGATTTATTGGCTATGTTTTAATGGGAGCAATCCACGAGCAAAGCGGAATCTCAAGGAACGAACGCAAAACCGATAAATCACGCTCAGAAGTCAAAGCTTTACTCTATATGGTTTATATGCTATCGGGAAAAGAAAACTCTCCACTAAAGCCTCTAAAAGAAACAGTAAAGACCCTAAACTATGGAAGAAAGGACAAGCAAATCTTTATAAAGTTTGCAGACAAACTCTTAGAACTCGTTTACTTAGCACTTAAGAAAAGACTTACATTCCAGCAAGTAATAGACTTTAAACTCTTTTCACTACAAAAGGAACTTGAAAGATTATCTAAGAAGAAAAATCTTGACTACTTTGACCTTCAAAAACTCCAAAGACTTCAAGCTTACCTTTGGGCTTATCAGAGAATAAAAGAGATAGTGGAGAATAAAGATATTTCCCCGAATGAAGGGGAGAAGCAGGCTTATTTCCACGCTAACCAAAATACGGCCAACCAGCAAAATACGGCCATCTTACAGAATACGGCCAATTTCGGCCATATAGGGAGTTTCGGCCATATTGAAAATACGGCCAATTTCGGCCATATCCCAAATTTCGGCCATTTCAACTTAGATCTAAACGCTAACACTAACCCCAACACTAACATCAATCAAAAACGGAGGAACCGATGA
- a CDS encoding DUF2586 family protein, with translation MFYGGYKIIPTTGTGVFITVGVKEAEGKAEIGKVYKLSLISDPEAPIELFGNGEYAHKLLDAASCGANIVFAITANSNSTADILSAIEESVEQSLVNGDAIFEGIIVMVPVDKSTAAAIGSYLSSLVSRHIYAWALLEARPRTEEEKMDDYITNLISEWEGFIHPRVAVSAFYATITNLKGNTGFRNATGSLTGLLARAKVSQDIGEVGAYPIPNIVSLPEDLKYSHIYALDQARFITGRTYDGYAGYYVTNPNMMMPETSDYAFIYARRVADKAAKITRKTILPRLKGEVLPPANDNPESPTKPTKSPTIQELKSLIEHALHYGMYKEGELYGYRVIIPEDQDLWTTRKLNVQTKLVPTPHMDWITVDQSFENPFLTIGG, from the coding sequence ATGTTTTACGGCGGTTATAAGATAATTCCAACAACAGGAACAGGAGTCTTTATAACAGTTGGAGTTAAAGAAGCAGAAGGAAAAGCAGAAATAGGCAAAGTTTACAAACTATCTCTTATTTCGGATCCAGAAGCTCCAATTGAACTTTTTGGGAACGGAGAATATGCACATAAACTTTTAGATGCAGCATCTTGCGGTGCAAATATTGTCTTTGCTATTACTGCTAATTCAAATTCTACTGCTGACATCTTATCTGCAATAGAAGAATCAGTAGAACAATCTTTGGTGAATGGAGATGCAATCTTTGAAGGCATTATTGTAATGGTACCAGTTGACAAATCTACAGCTGCAGCAATTGGAAGCTATCTTTCAAGCCTTGTTTCTCGTCACATATACGCTTGGGCACTTCTTGAAGCAAGACCTAGAACAGAAGAAGAAAAAATGGATGACTATATAACAAACCTTATTTCTGAATGGGAAGGATTCATCCATCCAAGAGTAGCTGTTTCAGCATTTTATGCAACAATCACAAATCTAAAAGGAAACACCGGTTTTCGAAATGCCACTGGTTCTTTAACAGGACTTCTTGCTAGGGCAAAGGTTTCGCAGGACATTGGAGAAGTTGGAGCATATCCTATTCCAAATATTGTTTCACTTCCTGAAGACCTCAAGTATTCTCATATCTACGCTCTCGATCAGGCAAGGTTTATCACCGGTAGAACCTACGATGGCTATGCAGGCTACTACGTGACAAATCCCAACATGATGATGCCAGAAACTTCAGACTATGCTTTCATTTATGCCCGCAGAGTAGCAGACAAAGCAGCAAAAATTACGAGAAAGACAATTCTCCCAAGACTCAAAGGAGAAGTTTTACCGCCTGCAAACGATAACCCTGAAAGTCCAACAAAACCAACAAAATCTCCAACGATTCAGGAACTTAAAAGCTTAATAGAACACGCCCTTCACTACGGAATGTATAAAGAAGGAGAGCTCTACGGGTACAGAGTAATTATTCCTGAAGATCAGGATCTCTGGACAACGAGGAAACTAAACGTTCAAACAAAACTTGTTCCAACTCCTCACATGGACTGGATAACGGTTGATCAGTCTTTTGAAAACCCATTCCTGACAATTGGAGGATAA
- a CDS encoding HU family DNA-binding protein: LNATLRVLEECFKEGRTIKLREFGTFRVITLNRTINSPLRQIELKDYKTLRFKPSKKLIRKLNSLT; the protein is encoded by the coding sequence TTTAAACGCAACATTAAGAGTCTTAGAAGAATGCTTTAAAGAAGGTAGAACGATAAAACTTAGAGAATTTGGAACATTCAGGGTTATAACCTTAAACAGAACCATAAACTCTCCACTTAGACAGATAGAACTAAAGGACTATAAAACGCTAAGGTTTAAGCCATCTAAGAAGCTAATAAGGAAGCTAAATAGTTTAACTTGA